From the genome of Colwellia psychrerythraea 34H, one region includes:
- a CDS encoding PilZ domain-containing protein — translation MDKDFSKHHKIIANFRGEVNKNSFEASYSAVTEHLNKTEKFLLKMELKRLAGGCARSIDLRGLVNGECQLFDFQGQTHFLDDVAIATFKENVAVYGSYTFGVYESVKNAKNSFRNIYQNEKVTPSVVDSINNNNKSGTEKLQYPAKLNFLANYPNRAEERMNFAIPITLTVLNKQQLVTTSIDLSVKGIKFKLINDISLFKGDQLSIAFTGLEQEFQFSKDDSFYFEVKNVLRDSGTQLIGCLRIDIPENDSFERFLVGYIQGNKRRYKINLDNSLAALQTRSLEQYALVKLNELIIFMHSAKGDMNKISPRYALTTKNNQKLYQYWHDEKKRSALHYLINAERLARLNVLQQQGKSLLVFSFIHQHKGDKFFYTVDEEQLKHDNAFFMQFLAFAASKTSFAITALKSLTIDAEQAYSPFTLSTALTKQQNYLNPPLTNEVNDILAGLPYAVTATDVTGTSDFSDYQALGYEGIDLDRLKSLRQKHNDKESRVDEITLSYGHQRQEVRFKYQTPVSIESEASNWSGLSADFSVSGLKVDLENPAVLSKGDIVHLSFPKLQKITSAFDLKQLPYKIMRISKDKKVVNLRVSVKEHQHIGRSFFKLLIDKNKNKLTPDEYAMLTPGLSGALRTLYAVNMEIPTAMVQSSGSRYKVENLVVGTHGYQSHKNLLSAMLRLSDRHGYYNLYPLLGNLQVSNLIDQHMKKLVASDTAVSELIYIAIDASITDIEKSVTIKQVSELNTPQMRNFFIKNALKQGDFYSLQLKLSRSDEAHMEHLNPELAYIGSYAIHRGKQLEQDIYSVAGLVQLIDVTQETLLRYKLTQ, via the coding sequence ATGGATAAAGATTTCAGTAAACATCATAAAATCATTGCCAATTTTCGTGGTGAGGTAAACAAAAATAGTTTTGAAGCTAGTTATAGTGCTGTAACTGAGCACCTTAATAAAACTGAAAAGTTTTTGTTGAAAATGGAATTAAAACGCTTAGCGGGTGGTTGTGCGCGTTCCATTGATTTACGTGGCTTGGTCAATGGTGAATGTCAGTTATTTGACTTTCAAGGTCAAACTCATTTTTTGGACGATGTTGCTATTGCCACTTTCAAAGAAAATGTGGCGGTATATGGTAGTTATACTTTTGGCGTGTACGAATCAGTTAAAAATGCTAAAAATAGTTTTCGTAATATTTATCAAAATGAAAAGGTTACCCCTAGCGTCGTTGATAGTATTAATAACAATAATAAATCAGGAACAGAAAAGCTCCAATATCCAGCAAAACTAAATTTCTTAGCAAACTATCCCAACCGTGCTGAAGAGCGAATGAACTTTGCTATTCCTATCACCTTAACCGTACTGAATAAGCAACAGTTAGTGACAACCAGTATTGATCTGAGTGTTAAGGGGATCAAGTTTAAACTGATTAATGATATTTCTTTATTTAAAGGTGATCAATTAAGCATCGCCTTTACTGGTTTAGAGCAAGAGTTTCAATTTAGTAAAGATGATTCGTTTTATTTTGAAGTTAAAAATGTCTTACGAGACTCAGGGACTCAACTTATAGGTTGTCTGCGTATAGATATTCCTGAAAATGATAGCTTTGAACGATTCTTAGTGGGTTATATTCAAGGAAATAAACGCCGTTATAAAATCAACTTAGATAACAGTCTAGCGGCATTACAGACGAGAAGCCTTGAACAATATGCACTAGTTAAATTAAATGAATTGATTATATTTATGCATAGTGCCAAAGGGGATATGAACAAAATTTCACCTCGCTATGCGCTAACTACCAAAAACAATCAAAAGTTATATCAATATTGGCACGATGAAAAAAAGCGCTCAGCATTGCATTACCTTATTAATGCTGAGCGACTAGCGCGTTTAAATGTTTTACAACAACAAGGTAAGAGTTTATTAGTCTTTAGCTTTATTCATCAACATAAAGGTGACAAGTTTTTCTATACGGTAGATGAAGAGCAACTTAAACATGATAATGCTTTTTTTATGCAGTTCTTAGCTTTTGCAGCGAGTAAAACTAGCTTTGCTATCACAGCGTTAAAGTCGCTGACGATAGATGCGGAACAAGCTTATTCGCCATTTACTTTATCTACTGCTCTGACTAAGCAGCAAAACTATTTAAATCCCCCACTAACTAATGAAGTGAATGATATTCTTGCAGGTTTACCCTATGCAGTAACGGCAACTGATGTTACTGGTACTAGTGATTTTAGTGATTATCAAGCGCTAGGCTATGAGGGTATCGATCTTGATCGGCTTAAAAGTTTACGTCAAAAGCATAATGATAAAGAAAGCCGTGTCGATGAAATAACCTTAAGTTATGGACATCAACGTCAAGAAGTTCGCTTTAAATACCAAACACCCGTTAGCATTGAGTCTGAAGCTTCAAATTGGTCTGGATTGTCGGCAGATTTTTCTGTTTCAGGGCTAAAAGTGGACTTAGAAAACCCCGCTGTGTTATCAAAGGGCGATATCGTTCATTTAAGCTTTCCAAAATTACAGAAAATAACCTCAGCTTTTGATCTAAAGCAGTTACCTTATAAGATCATGAGGATCAGTAAAGATAAAAAGGTGGTCAACCTGCGTGTGTCCGTTAAAGAGCATCAACATATAGGACGATCATTTTTTAAATTATTAATTGATAAGAACAAAAATAAATTAACCCCTGATGAGTATGCCATGCTAACACCTGGTTTATCAGGTGCACTAAGAACTTTGTATGCGGTGAATATGGAAATACCTACTGCGATGGTGCAATCAAGTGGTAGTCGCTATAAAGTAGAAAACTTAGTAGTAGGGACGCACGGTTATCAAAGCCATAAAAATTTATTATCAGCGATGTTACGATTAAGTGATCGTCATGGTTATTATAATTTATACCCTCTGTTAGGGAATTTGCAGGTCAGTAATTTAATCGATCAACATATGAAAAAACTAGTGGCGAGTGATACTGCCGTTAGTGAACTCATCTATATTGCTATCGATGCAAGTATTACAGACATAGAAAAATCGGTAACAATAAAGCAAGTGAGTGAGCTTAATACGCCACAGATGAGAAACTTTTTTATTAAAAACGCTTTGAAACAAGGTGACTTTTACAGCCTGCAATTGAAATTATCACGTAGTGATGAGGCTCATATGGAACATTTAAACCCAGAGCTGGCGTATATCGGCTCTTATGCTATACATCGTGGTAAACAACTT